The genomic DNA GAAAGGGAAAGGCTGCATTGGTATAAGAATTAGTATATTAGTCCTTATCCCACAATTTGTTTGGTCAGGTACACAGGTACTTCTAATGTATCTTGTTATAGGTTATATCAATCCTGCAATTGAGGAAGAGGACAAGGACGAGGAAACGAAAGATGAGTCCAGTGTGCAAGAAGGAGCTCATAGTGCCAAGGTGGATGATATAGACATCAAGGATGAGTCCAGTGTGCAAGAAGGAGCTGATAGTGCCAAGGTGGATGATATAGACATCAAGGATGAGTTGTAGACTGCTAAATCATTGGactatatattttaatttagGTTATTTTTTTCTTTCCCCTAGTTTAAAGAGGGTACCCAAAAAGTTGTAGTATGTGATAACTGGCTGTGAGGTTATGGAAATGGATTTTTTTACAGTTACGAGataacactactagaaaaatataatatatgattTGATTCAATTTGTGTTTTAATATTTATGCTGTTTTAGAACGGAGGTTAAAAACCATAAATATGTATCAGTTTACACATATAAAAGCAATGTCTTAAAATCACAAAGACATCAGTCAAAATAAAATATTCGATGTTAATAAAGGTATATTAGCACATGTAAACAAGGCAATAAGAACGATTCAAAAATAAACACCTGATGTCTATTTATCATATTAACATCggttatttagaaaataattgatgtctattgttcaaattgacatcggttatttagaaaataatcgatgtttatttttgaaattaacaTCGGTTCTTTAGAACCAACCGATGTCTAATATGTATGATacatcatttttttatttttaatcgaTGTTAATTCATAAATATTGCTTGTGTGTTATAGTTTTAAATAGGCCTATTCGTCTTAGTATACATTTTTAACGCGACATTACTCAATTAGATAACAAGAATGTGAATTAGACAtcagaaatttttcagaaatgttgTGTAGGATTACGTAGACATCGACCGATGCCTATGAGAAAATATCTTTAACATCAGTCGCGAAGACATCATACATAACGATGTTTAAGGTgttttttctagtagtgaaacTGGAAGAAGACCAGGTAACTACAACGTATGTATTCTACACTTAATATGTTATTTCTAATTTCCTGGATTAGTATGTAGATTTTGCATTTGTTCTTCATCATCTTTGTCACCCTATATAATACTAATATTTGAACAAAACTATATAGGATGAAATACCAACACAAGAAACATAAGACACTACTCAGGGGGATATTCAAGGACAACAAAATCAAGATCAGATGGAATTTAAAGAAGACGAGACACAATAAAGTCAATATCATATGAAATTGGAACAACACCAGACACAAGAAAGTGAAGTTCAATTTGAAGAGAAAGGACCATACAACAAAACAAAAATGAACAAGTTACATATGTTATTCACTAAAGTGTACTTAGTAATCACGAAATTATACATTTTAATCAGTATATTGTACATAGAAATTACTATTAATATGGTCTGGTTTCTAGAGTCTAGGGCTTAACAGCCCTAAACCCTACACTAAGTTATGGTTTAGGCTCTAGGGTTTCGGgcccctaaaccctaaacccaaAATAGATGCTATATATATCCTAATTTCTTATTATTAGAAAGagctaaatatttttaaaacctatTTAAGAAATTGGTGAACCCTAAAAAATTAATAACTATTAAATTAAGTTCCGGTTTAAATTATAGATAGTAATTTCAAGATCttgaattattatttttataaccAGGGAAAACACACTATTCAAGATAATGTTGAAGATGAAATAAATTTGAAGAAACTGAAACACAAGAAAGTCAAGACCAATTTTAAGAGAAATAACCAAACAAGAAACCAAAAATTAACATGTGGAAGAGGAGGATAGAGAAAAAGGTAAAAAATCACTATGTTACCCATGTTATTCACTGAACTCTACATAGTAATCACTAAATTACACATGCTAATCACTATATTGTACATAGAAATCACTATTTAAGTTTCAATTTAATTATACATAGTAATTTCTAGAtcttaaattattaaattttgtaTAAAGGACAACATTGAAGGTGAAGATAAGGAGCCAAAGAAAAAAATGGCAAATTTGAGAATTCCGAAtaagaaaaattcaaaattgGACACTGAGGTAAATCATAAGAAAAATAAAAGTTTTTATGTTTATATTCTCTTACATTTTTTTATTTGACAACCCGATTGAACGTGTTGTACATATCAATAATCGAAAAGGAGATTTAAAAATTAGGAATTTTCCAAGACTGTTCAGCCAAATGGTATACTACCTCTCAGAAGAACAAAAGGAATGGGTTATAGATTCTATATTTGGGCACATAGTCAATTTATGTTTGGAGTTGTTGCCATCAAAGCTCGCATATAACATCTTTCAAATTTTTGGCCATAACAATGTTTTTTTGAGGCTTAAACATTCAAACATATAAATTAATGAGGAAGAAGTTTTTGATGTGTTGGGAATCCCATATGGAGGACAGTCTATAATGCTGGCATCAGGAGACAAGTACCAGAAGAGGACTAAATAGTGGTTAGAATAATTTTCTGCTGATAAAAAGGAACAAATTATTACTGAAATGGTGGTCGAACTAATGAATGGCCAAGGGCTGACTGAGAGTTTTAAACTGAATTTTGTTATAGTTTTGTCAAATGTCATATTTGGAACACCAAGATATGCATACATTGAAAAATAACATCTTAAGCTCGATAGCGATTTTGATTATTTGTACAAGTTTAATTGGGCAGAGTACCTAATTTCCAACCAGGTCAAAGCTACTGATAGTTGGAATAAAAACAATTATGTTTTCTTCAGAGGATCAATGGTCTTTCTGATGGtaacaattttatttatttgtacTATGTACATTGTTATTTTTAAGAAATAAATGTATTTAAAAAAATCAGTTATTATGTAGTTATTCTATTTAGATCTTGAGTACGTCACATAGGAATCAACTTTGTAGAGGCACGTTCCGTCTTACAAAAGATGGCATGTGAAACTGTTGAAACAAAGACAGACAATTGAAGTGTTGAATGAAGTCTTTGGGGTTGGTGTTGTTATGCCACCATGAGGGAGTATTTGGAACAACATTTACAAAAGGAAAAAAATGATCAAAATGTAAAATTTACAATCATTAAACATCTACGTATTCTTTTTTTTTATACTTGTTTAAACTGATTAATTCTTTATGGTTTAAATTCCAAGGAAAAAAACTTCAATGAAAATGAATATACAGGATATGAAGCTGGTAATGATGGTTGGGAACGATATTAAGGATGGGCAAAACACAGATGATGTTGTCgaagattaaaatcaggtactttAAAAAATCAGGTATTACATATAAAAACTACTAAGAATTAAAAAAACAGAGGTTGACAAGGATGGTGAAGAACAAATAGAAATTACGCAGAATGACCCAGGAAAAACACATGAAGAAAAGGTATAATCACTAAAGTTTGAAATTTTAATCACGAGTTCTAGAACTTTAATCACTAATTCACTGCTATAAAATAACTAAAACTTGACTGTTTAATCAACGATTTTTGCTTTTTAATCACTAATTACAACTTGAACTGTATCGTATAtaatgtctcctaaaatatattgCATATAAAGGATAAAGTTGAAAATTTGCGAGAGAAAGCAAATGATTTAATTAAATCAAAGATAAGCAAATGATTTAATTAAATCAAAGATTCTTTTTTGATACGGATTTGAAGTCTGCATTAGAAACATATCCAACAAATCAGACCATATTGATGATTAAAGATTTAATCAATGATGTATTTAATCCAAAGAGTCAAGGGAACCCAACTGCAAGGAAAAATAAGCAATCAAAACAGCCaaagcaacaacaacaacaaacaGATGAAGCAGATGTGGAATTGGGAGATGAAGAATTTGATGAAGAATTGGGAGATGTTGATCTTATTGAATATGTGAGATCTACACAAGGAAATCTAACCAACTTTGGTCCAGATGAAGACGATGATGGAATTCAATCTTTTTTCTCTTGGAATTGATGAAGATATATATGGAGAGGATATTACTGATTGTATTACTTCTAAGCCAAAAATAAGAGAGAAGAGCACACGTCTCCAAAAGTTGGGTAGATTTGGCAAATCCACATACATTGACTGAATGGTAAATATTGAATCTAATTTTACAAGTCAGGAGGTGGGATTATGGAGATTTACATTATAAAAAAGAGATTTAATTTAAGTACTGAATATTTATTATATTCAATTATATATTGCAGTATATAATTCTGGACGTACAATAACCAATTAATATTTCGTGGGAGATAATATTTAGCATGGGTGATTTCTTTTCCATAAGGGAAGTGTGCAAACTCTGAAAATCAACAATAATTTAGCAAGTACAGTCATCGACACATATGCAACTATCCTCAATGATGATGAAAAGTACAAGATAGAGGAATCTCCATTGCATGTATTCTATACTATTGACTGTGTGATAATAAATCTATCCACTAATATTGGTAAAATTGTCCATTAATTTATTAATGtccacttttcattttaaaaaaaatacatattTTACAGCATCCAAACTTGGATACTGACAAAACTTACTACAACATATCCAACATTTGCTGAGAATATGGATCGAATGCTTGAAAAATTCAAGAGGATAAGGCTTGATAGTATGGACATCGTAAAATTTAAATTTACGATATGAGAACTTCTATTTGATACCGTATTGTTGCCATATTTACGTATCTAATACCAAATTTATTGCAGGTGTTTTTCCCAATTTTTTGCCTCTGAGCATTTCTATTTGATTTGCTACAACATCAATAATTCAGCGTGGGAGATAATTGACAATATAAGAAGGAATGATGATCCAAAGATTTGCTATGGAGAAAACCAAAACTCTGGTATAAAAATATAAACACTTTAAGATAAATATAAATTTCTTGATTCAATTTCAATTCATATAACTTAAttgtttcaatttttttcaaCATTCACAGTTTATCAAGTACTTGAAAGCAAATGGACATGTCATGTTGGCGAATATGATAAAAAACTTGAAGCCAAATTATTTGAAAATGTCATGGCGAATAATTCAATTGATTGTGGCATATTCCTAATCAGGCTCGTGGAGACTTATAAAGAAGACTCAAAGAACTGGAAAACATGATTGAGAGAATAACATGTATCAAGAAAAACTTCAAAATATTTACTATAAACACAcaaaaaatcataaaatatatCACAACTAATCActgaaattttataatttttttaattacaGAATGGGCAGAGAAATCAGCTCAACAGGATTCGTATCAAATATAACAGCGTTATACTGTCATCACAACTCAATTTTACAAGGTAGGAAATCATGACGGAGGGAAAGGAACCTTATATTAAAGTTGCCTCAAATAAGCTAATGAACTTGGTTATTGAATCCTTTCAACAGTGTCTGGAACAAAGAATGAGCAATAATCCAGGAGACAGAGAAGAACAGTTTGCAAAATCGAAAAGTGTGACTTTTGCAAAAAATTTGACAAGTACATTTGATGAAGTTGCAAATAACAAAGATGTACAAGACTAGTTTTATTATGTTCTATATTTTATAACTGTACATTTAAATTGTTGGAATCTCTGTATAAGATTAACGTTTAAGTATAAGCACTATTGATATTTTAGTACTTTCATTTTGGAAAAGTGGTGGATGGCGATATGATTGAAATTTGAAATATTATGAATGTTTCGGAACATATATTGTTAcagtatatataatttatatgttATGTTTGTTTTAGTTGTCGGATAATGTTCCGATGAAATATTGATATAATGTCATGGTTTAAAATTTATCTTTATTAGACATAAATTTTGTTTAGCATCCAGCATCCCTctaatataatgctaaaaataaTACAAGACAAAATTACAAACATGAAATATAAACCAAACGTTTTTCATATAATGCTAAAAATATATCATATAATACTGAAAGTCACAAACATAGGGATGGCAAAATAATCCGATCCGACGGATACACGATCCGAAACCcaaaattttggatttaccgaactggattttttggatttggatatgaatttaatttttaagcccgaaattttttggatttggatttggatattaggtataccgatctgaaacccgatccgaaatctGAAACTCTATCTGAACCCGATCCAAACCCGAATTTCTAAAAAAAAcctgaattattatatatattaattatatataaaatattagaattttatatattatatattataataatataatattataatataacacatatatattaataataatatacattatacatattattatataatttttagaacatatatttttatatttatgttaaaaattaactaattatagagtttaaataaatataattaattaatcatttaaacgggtgataaggtttataagattaacaaaacatcttttagtaataaatctaaaaaactgggtatcgattgagttgattttttaaatattagctatacatataataacacaattaatgatgtggtgtAGTGGTTGAAGATGACACGTTAAAACTCTTTCTCTACAAGTCGCGTGTTCGATCCCAATCACTTccaatatcaataattatacaaattttcagatttcggaTTCGGGTTCGGGTTTCGGGTTCAGGTATGAATATCTAATTCAAAAAATTTCGGatttcgggtatacccgaatccgatccgaaatctGATGGATCGGGTTCATgtattcattttcgggtatttttcgggttcgggtcgggttcgggtatggataaaattttcgggtttggatatggattctgcaatacCCAATCCGATCTGACCAGATTTCCTTCCCTACACAAACATATAAAAGTACTTATAAGTTTGTCCATAAAAGTTCAATAATCTTTATAAGCAAAATTTAAATTTTCTAAACAGTAGTCATAAATTTCTTGCAAGAACACACAACATGATTCATACTAATAAAAACTTGCAGAAAATATAGTAAACACATTATAATCACTAATTATACTACTAACAATCACTAAAGCAAACACAACAAATCACTAAACAATAAAAATCGATCACCACTAAAAGGTGAAAAGTACCAAACTAGTAAACTAGATTAACCTTAAAAAGTTCGTAACAATATACAAACATATACAAGTGCAAGTTGTAACTCGTCCCATAAAAGTTCAACAATCTATATAAGCAAAAATTAAAATTCTTTAAACATCAGTCACAATGAATTTTATTCAACCCTGGCTTTCTTCCTTTTTATACATCCTCTTGCATCATGAGTTGTTGCACCATATCGGGCGCACTTCCGAATCCTGTTTTTTCAATTTCATAATTGCTTTTTTCCTATGACTCATCAGCCTCTTAAAGTGGTTTTTTTTGTTCTTACAAACATTAGGTGGAAGAATGTTAACTTCTCCTCCAAGCTGTTGCCTGACCATTGTAACAATATCTTCTTTTTTGTAAAATTAACAACAGATCCATCATAATCATCCAACTCTGTATTAACTTCTTTATATTGTTGTGTACATGCTCAAGCCTATTAATTTCTACCCCAGCCTTGTCAACTGCTTGGCGAAAATCAAACCAAATTGTGGTCAGTTTTAAAGATGCTTGTTCCATCTTACAATAATCACTGGTTACGACATTTAAATTTAATGAAGTTCCACTATCAGCCGTTTGCATCTAGCTATTAAGAATAGGGATTCTTGGAAATTTGGTAACCCCAATTTGCTTTAAACCATAAAATGCATGTATTTAAACAATACCATGCATCACAAATATCTTGCAAGAACACATACATGGTTCATACTAAGAGAAACCTGAATAAAATATAATGGACACATTATAATCACTAATTAGACAACTAAAAATcactaaaacaaacacaacaaatcactaaataataaaatcaatCATTAATAAAAGGTAAAAAATAACAGACTAGTAAGAGAGACTAACCTTAAAAAGTTTGTCTTTTACCCTCACATCCGTGATTTCAAAATGAGTAACACCGTAAACTTCTTCACTCATACGCTTAATTTGCATTTCCAAACAAGAAGCAAGGatttcttcctgaattttataaAAGATAGTACGTGTGTATAAAGTGGCTACATCATCTTCTATAAACCATTTTGACAATGTTGTAGGAAAACTTGACTTTGAGTCATGATCTAGTCTAACTGTCGCATTCCTTTTCTTGTCCATTGCACTCTCAAAACGCAACCAAAACTCACATAACGTATCTCCTTGTTTGTGAAACTGCCCAAAAAAGGAGTTTTAACCCTGAAAAATGTAGGAATCCATGAAGCCTTTAGAGCATACATATCTTACAACCaattattattttctaaattaaatTCTTTTATAAATGTCTCGCATCCGCTCTCAAACTCTTCAGTTTCTATAATAGATGACCATATATAagttttcattttcttcataaagTCTGTATTTTTGTATTACCAAGatgtaaaaaaataaaaacaataataaAAAAACAAATTATTGAAACATAATAGActttaaaaattaaaatgataTAAAACAAAAGAATAGAGAAACATAAAATAACAAGAAAGAAGAATGATAAATGGAAAAACACAAGGAATATGAAAATTCACTAAAACATTTATTTTAATCACtaataattatcaaataaatcattaaaCATTATAGTCTTAATCACTTATAAATGATACTTTAATACCTTAATTGGGAATTTTTCCATAGTATGCCACATGCATAAACAGTGCTTACTACGAACAAGACCATTGATATCAGAAAATACATCATGTATAGACACCTTCATAGCAGGCGATTGATCAGTAATAATCAAAATATGATTCTATCCAATTGCCTTTACAAGATGACCAAAAGCCCAACAGTAATCAACAACACTCTCATCTGAGAGAAGACATGATGCAAAAGTTACACATACGTCATGTTTGTCAACGCCAGTGAATGGAGCAAAAATCAAAATTACACGTGGAAAATAAATAATAAGAAGGAAAAAAGAGTTAAAAATCAAAAAGAAAGAACACCATTAAAAATAAGGAAAATATACTGCATTTCTTGACCTTTTAATAAAATTCAGTATAAAACTAGAGTAAATAGCTGTCAAATACCTGTTCGTATCAAATGTTGCATTGATTATATTGCATCATCTTACAATTCGAAATTCCTACAAATAATAGAATCAGCCCAAAATAGCTTTTTTAGGCGGTCTTCAGAATCAACATCATAAGCATAATAGAATCCTTTAGATTTCTCCTACATACGTTTGAATTTGTCAATCATCATCTGCGCATCCTTatcatcaataaataattttaaatccATGTTGAAGGTCCGGAAATCTTACAGTGAAGCACCAATATTAGCATATATGTCATACATTTCCTTCGCAAAACTAAATGACTTACTAACACCAATATTAACCTTTGCACCATTATAGCATATATTCCTCAAACTAGTAGTCATCTAACGACTATATCGCAAAAAATGATGACTTTTTTCATATGTCAAAGGTTGATTGTGATGCCCAACAAAGAAGTACACAAAATATTTATTCGGAGCCATATACTTCAAAACCATCTTTCCTTTAGATCCACACCTACGACTAACAAAATGCCTCTTCTTCAAAACTTTTGGATCATCCTTAGGATTATTGAACCCTTCATAGCTACAAACATAATGTTTCAATATAATAGTACAAGCATCATTTGTCTTTTTAGTTGTTTTGTGAACACTAAAACCACTCAAACGAGCTTAAGCCTTATAAAATTGGTAACCTTGATTTACACTCTCAAAAATCTGAATAGTGTAAGGTAAGTCATTCTCAACAACACAATATAACACCTATTACCACTAGTAGATATAGTATAATTTCTCACACTACTTTCACTTTCTCTTGAAGAAAGATCGGTAACAACACCAATACCAACATCACTGCCACTACTAGAAGTATCACCGCACAACGAatctaaaaaaatataaaacaattaCTGAATACATATAACACGTTTTAATCACTGAGCAATTGTATAATCAATGATACATTGTAAAAAAATCACGGATACATTATTATAATGCAATTTCATAATCAATGATACATCACGAATACGATTACAATAAATTgacaatttttttcttttctctagAATTATGTTACTCTTTTTCTCTTTCTAACTGATTATATCTCTTGCTTATTTCTCTCTTCTAGAAATATATCATTCTCCACTTGTTTATCAGCTAATCTATGCTATTTTAGTTTCTGTTTATATGTATATCTAACACAAATAATCACTAATACATATTTAACTAATACAAAGATATGTAACACAAACGATCGCTAACATGTGAGTATATAATCATATAAAAAACTAAATCCACAAAAAAATATTGAAACCAGATAAACAAATCATAAGTAAATATTAATTgcatatataattaaaaaaatcagCTAAAATTATTCGTTATACAACTTCAAATCACATAAAGAAACCAAAAactaaacaaatcaaaaaacaagCTTCTTAACATATCAAAAGCTCTAAAACAAGATAATTTACCTTCATTACCTCTAATTTTATCCAAATCAATTGTAATCATCTTCAAACAACTAATGGAGAAACCCATTAATTATTTACAAATCAACAATCTCTAAATTTGTGTCTTGAGATCAACAATCATTAATGGATCAACTGATATTAATCTCTAAACATTATTTTTTTAAGGGTTTCAGTATATaactaaaataattttagagTATATGTATCTTTTAATAAATtaacaataatttttaaaaacaatttaaCAATAACTTCTTTATtacattaatatttttaaaaactacTCTAACGAAAAACAGGTGTGAAAGTAATCTATATTAAGATTAGATCATATAGTTCTAAATTGAGCTTTCCCTACATTTCATTAAAGAAAAAAATGTTATGTTAGAGTTATgtagattttataattttttgaagTTTGTTTTGTAAAtgtttgtatatatatttttcaataCATTGACATAATTGTTCAAATCAAACAAAGATATAGTTGGTTATTTATAAATAATGTATTGTATGTTAGATTAAAGTTCTAGTTTTATAATAATGATAATGTAACAATTGTGTCCATTTATAAAGTAAGTACGTGTTTAGgttaaaattgtttttatttttgAGTACGTATTTAGGTTAAAATTGATTTTACTTACAAAGTATGTTATGACATTTTAAATGTCAGTCAAGAAGTTTATAAGTATATGTGCAGGTTAAAATATCTTAATAAGAATGTTTATTATTACAATTTTATAAATGTTATTGTTCTAAAAAAAAGTGCCCATTAAATGCTGCTAGTTAAATTTTCTCACCTCTCACTCACCTAGCAAATACTTTACCCATAAAAAAGAAGCACCACTTGCTCCACAGGTCATCAGAGTAAGAACCCTAATCTTACATACTTGTTAATACAGACCATTCTTATATATCACAATTAGGATCCAACTTGTTGTATGATGATGCAAATATGTGTACATATATTCTACTTTATATAAGAATTAGAACCACAAATGGAAATAAAAAATCAGAGATTTAAAGGTATATATAAATGTACTAGTAGGCATAAAAGAAACACACAAAAATCCCTGTAAAAATAAGGAAAAAAACATCATATCTTCTCAATCAAACTGAGACAACCATATAATAGCCAACAGTACCAAAAGCTAAGTCATATGACatcaaataaaagaaaaaaataacaGTAGTCCACATATATATTCTAAAAAGAGGTGAGGTTTTATCAATCCTCCATAAgaaacataaaaataaattatgaaatgGAACCTAGCTAGTTCACCACGATCACGATAGGGGCCAGTAGGAATTTTTAGGATAATGCTGCTGATGTTGTCTATGTGAAGCTAGTTGGTCAAAGCTGTAATGTCATCTGCACCACCACTGATAGCACTACCACCAATGCGACCAGAATCAAAGTTTTCACTACTGCTGATGCTAGTACTGCCAATGGCACTGGTATAATTATATGCATTGTCCCTTATCATTCGAGTACCACTAATATCCTCAACAGCGTCACCTTTGAAACTGCTATCAAAGGCACTACCAAAGTTACCACCACTAATATCCTCAACAGCGTGACCTTTGAAACTGCTATCAAAGCCACTACCaaagttaccaccaccaccaccaaTGTTAGTAGTACTAAAGTTACCACCAATACCTCCACTAGCACTACGAATTCCACTTATAAAGTTCCCGCCACCAAGGCCATAACTGAAACAACCACTGCAGCTACTAAATCTATCAGTACTGATGCTACCACTAGCACCACCAGTGCAACAACTGAAGCTACCAGCCATGCTACCACCACTGTCACTACTAAGATTACCCACTATACCACCAATGGTACCATTAAAGCTACCAGCCATGCCACGACTAAAGCTACCAGAATTGCTACCACCTCTAATTCCATTATTAAAGTTGCCACCAGTGGCACTGCTTAAGTTAGCACGAATTCCACAACCAACACCAACAACTCTACCACCAAATCCCCTACTAAGATTACCGACACCAATTCCACCAATTGTACTACTATTATCACCAATTCCAATGCCACCAGTTCGGCTACTAAGGTCACTGCTACCCGTGCCACCAATCCCACCACTAAAGCTGCTAGCcatgctaccaccaatgccactactaagcCTACCCAATttaccaccaatgctaccaccacTGATGCCATTATTATGGTTGCCACCAATGACAATTAAATTAGCACGAACTCTGCCACCAACAATGCCACCACTAATTCCATTACTAAGATTACTAGTGCCACCCATTGGAATGTAAAATTACcaccaccaatgctaccaccaaCAATAGTACTACTTGATTGAAGAAAAGCACAACTACTTTTTGAATAGTTTCCCATGTCTTCACGTGGTGCAATCACGGGGGACATGATTGTGAGTACCTTCATAAGTGGTGATGACAGTGGAAGGATCGTCTCCTGAGCTTTCCACCCTCTTCTTCACACCACATCCATCACTAGTGCAATGATAGTAGTTCCTGTTTATTCCAAAACAAACATTATTTGCATGACGACCCAAAATCTAGACTCTAAATCTTTGTAATTCACATATTAAATTAAGCAGTCACACCTTGGGAAAGGGCTGAGTTTCACAGAAATTGGCCGTATTTCCTCCACCTAAATCCATCATCCATGTTATCCATATCAGTCCTAGTTAGGAAAACAAATTTATGCTCTTTTTTCTTTCTGGTGCTCATATTCTTGGGTTTAAGGCTGCATTTCAACATACCCGGAAGACAACGACATTCATTAAACATAAATTCAGTAAATTAGTAGAC from Apium graveolens cultivar Ventura chromosome 5, ASM990537v1, whole genome shotgun sequence includes the following:
- the LOC141661694 gene encoding uncharacterized protein LOC141661694 isoform X2 yields the protein MPSQKSSTFLYISHHWSLVIICIRDKEDEFGPILLHLDSVGFTLVVQFLKILKGYINPAIEEEDKDEETKDESSVQEGAHSAKVDDIDIKDESSVQEGADSAKVDDIDIKDEL
- the LOC141661694 gene encoding uncharacterized protein LOC141661694 isoform X1, coding for MPSQKSSTFLYISHHWSLVIICIRDKEDEFGPILLHLDSVGFTLVVQFLKILKGTQVLLMYLVIGYINPAIEEEDKDEETKDESSVQEGAHSAKVDDIDIKDESSVQEGADSAKVDDIDIKDEL